TTCCATGGGAGAAGTGGTGAAGATGTTGGAAGGATCGGTTGACATTAATATGCCACCAATGCCACAGACAGTTTTGGAGTTAATAGATGAAGGCTTAGATCATGTATACAAGTCAATGAAGAGGGAGCTGAATCAGTATAGTTCCTTCTCCGTCACTACTCATCCATCATCTTATGCTACATGCAGTCACTCCACTATCTCACCTAGATAGCTCAAGGTGAAATGGAGCTCATCTCAAAGTGTTGTTATGATTATGCAATTGCATATTCTTTGATTGTTCATTCCCCTTCTCCCCCATTCCTGGCTCAACCCCTCCCAAAAAAAAATCccaaggaaaaaaagagagggacAAAACCACTTTTGTATCATGTGTTTCAACAGCATCATACACACTTTGCAGGAACTCACTGATTGCTTCTCTTTATTCtttagtttcactcaattcctcTGCTCTCTTATTATTTCTTCTGTATAAATCCTTTTGTATGTCAAAGAACAGTGGAAAGAAGGGATTAGAGGGAGATTTTCTTGTCAAAACACCTATAGTGATGTTTGAAAAGGTGGAAAGAATTTCATTCATAGAACTGGAAGATGGTACATTCATGATCCTGTAAGGCTTTGGTTACCAGCATGCCTAGTTAAAAGGTTACAAAATGAATAAAACTGGTAAGCTAAGCTAGTAAGTTGCAGTTGTTTAGATCACATTACCTACCAACTTCCTACAAGGCAACAGCAAGCTATATACTAACATTTAGAGAAAATTCCGAGCTCTTTCACTGTCGAATAGTCGAGGTGCGCGTGAGCTGACCTGGGCACCACCATTGTCAAAGAGAAAAAGTGTCCCACTCAGTTGTTAGTCCAGATTCCTAATCTTGTTCTACATCAATTCCCATGCCAAAACTAGATAAACATTGAGTTTAGTGCTTCACTCAATGGGCTAATTTGGGTTGCAATTAGGAAACATATGTGAAGTTTGATGCGCCACAAAACGTATTGCAGATATGCAGTTGGCTTCAATGTGCTTTCGCTGAGTGATAATGAGACCAATACTCCTTGACGAGCTGCCCAAAGAGCGACCCTTCATTCTTCATCAGCTTCATAGGTTCATCATACTCCACTAGTTTTCCTGTATAAGCAACCAAAAGTAAGTCTTCAGGATAACATTGTGGGATTAACATAATAACTGAACTTCTAAGCATGGAAGTATTGAAAAGTAAACAGATTGGTCTTACCATCACTAATGGCCAGAACCATTGTACAATCCATTACTGTGGGTATTCTATGGGCAACTGTAATTACAGTGCAGTTAGCAAATTCTGTCCTGATAGTTTTCTGCAATATCATGTCAGTGGCATTGTCAATTGATGCAGTCGCTTCATCAAGAACCAAAATCTTGCTTTTCCTCAAAAGAGCACGCCCCAAACAGAACAGTTGTCGCTGCCCCATGCTCCAGTTCAACCCATCTTCCACAACTGAAACGAGTCCATGGTCAGTAAGAATCCACTTGTATAAAAGAATCAGACATGTTCAGAAGATTACCCAAGGAATCAAGCCCCTTCTCTTTTTCCTTAACTGCCTCATGTAGCTGACATTTCCCAAGAACCTTTCCCAATGAAGATAAAAATGACAATAAGTCATCAGAAAAATGCTATGCTATTTATCACCTGAAAGCTAAAAATAATGGCTTAATGTATAGTAAGTAAAAGCACATTACCTCCCAAATTTCCTGGTCAGTGTGCTGACATAGGGGATCTAAATTGCATCTCACTGTTCCATTGAACAAAGTAGGATCCTGAGGTATAACCCCGAAACGGGACCTTAAATCATGAAGACCAATTTTACAAATGTCTACTCCATCAACCACAATCCTTCCACCTGCAGGCTCCACTAGTCGAAATAGTGCGCTGATTAGTGTACTCTTGCCACTGCCAGTCCCGCCAAGAATACCAACTTTGTCACCTCCTTCAAATGTACAGCTGATACCTCTAAGAACAAGTGTGGACTCCTCCCTATATCTTATCTGCTTTGAGGCATACTCAGTAGTATGTTCAACATCCCAAAAGAATGGAAATTAGATTAGATTAAGTTTTACCTGCAAATCTTGAATTTCAACTTTACCCCTCGAAGGCCAATCAACTGGGGGACGGTTCTCTTTTAAAATTTCAGGAGCTTCACTTGGTATGCGCATATACTGGTTAAGTCTTTCCGCGGAAATGATATAGTTCACCAAAGTGCACTGATATTGAATGGAAGAAACAAGGGTCAAGTTTAGGGAAAGACCATAAGACAAAGCCATCCCAATAAATCCTGCAGTAGCATTAACAGGTCGCTAGTCATTAGAAAATTCTGTTTTACATAACGATCAAAGGTAACGAGGAGCCAGAAGTACCAGAGCTGAAAGTCCCGGGAGGAAGTAAAACCATGCAAAGTGCTGAGGAAGCAAGAACAGTTGCACTTATAGTTTCCAGCCGTTGAATCAACCACTCATTTGCTGAGAAGTTGTGGAAGAAGGGACTGGCATTCATATCAATTAGTTCAAAAGTTTTCACAAAAAATCTGTCTTCCTCTTTAAATGCCCTTATAGTCACAGCTCCAGCAATGGATTCTGCAAGATGGTTGGCCACAAATGATTTGGTAGTTCCGTTGATCCGCATCAACTCTTTGGATGATGCAAAGTAGTATCTCTGtggaaaaatagaaaacaaaatatCATTATTTATCCCATTTTCTAATTCCCCATAATCCTTGGCAGAGAATCTCTGACCTATTAGAAACTGAAGTATCATACAGAGATGTACATAAGGTCTCGGGTACTCCCAGTATGGTCAACGACCTAGCGGAAACTATTTAGTTTGTGTCCATAGTTATTGAAAAAGATATTAAGGTATTGACAAAGAGATGTGAAATTCAAATCTGACACTGAAAGACGTAATGTTTGGATTTGCACTGACATCTTAATTCTACCATAATTAAAATTACTTTTCTtggtgaaaaaaaaaaaaaagtttttcttGGTGGAACAGAATTCTTGGTGCAAAATGTCTCTTCCATAATTGACTAATCATTTTCGTGGAAGAGAAGATTTGCATTTCGATAAATTGAGGCTTCTCATTTTCTTGGAAGAAAAATTTTGGACATCTATAAATTGAGAATTCTGCTtctcacaacaacaacaatatccatAATGTAGTCATTAAGAAAATTACGTTTAGGGAGagatttatattttaatattttcttttatattagtatttgttttttttaatttcctcTCTTATAAatgtaggtcaattgaccaaACCTCTTAACATGATAATCTCATTTGATATGCTTGATTTATCGTCATGAAAGTTATCTTTGTTATCTTTCGCATGTACCAGGTTATGGTTGTATCGAAGTTGAAGACAAGTTCAAGGCAGGTTCAAATCAAGCAACGATCAATTTGACGATAATGgaattttttatcaaaaaaaaaaaaagttcggCGTACTACATATATTGATAAAACTTTCATCCATATTTTCTGCATTCGTGCTACTGCATCTTTCAAAGAAAAACATCACTTTTAACCCATACTTATGGACTCCAATATTTTTAGCACGTGCTCACTTTTAACGCACAGAGCCCAATTTAATCCGTTTTTATTTTCAATCATGGCAAGTAGTAGTGATAAAGATTATGTGAAGATGAATGATAAAATTTTGTCAAGAAAATTCAGGCCAAATAGGAGAGTTGTTAGGATTTGCCCTGAATTCTATCATAACTAAAATTATATTTgttgttggaaaagaaaaagatttaCTTGGTGGAACAGAATTCTCGATGGAAGAGGCCTCTTCCATATTTGACTAATCCTTTTCTTGGAAGAGAAGTTTTACATTTTTATAAATTGAGGCTTCTTATCACATAATAATAACACAATCTCCGCAATGTAGCCTTTAGAGAGTTTTGTTTAGGGAATATTATTCTCTcaaaaattttattctttttttatattaGTGATAAATCATAGGCCTCTTCCATATGTGACTAATCCTTTTCTTGCAAGAGAAGTTTTACATTTTTATAAATTGAGGCTTCTTATCACATAATAATAACACAATCTCCGCAATGTAGCCTTTTAGAGAGTTTTGTTTTGGGGAGACTAGTctctcaaaatttttattttctctgttTATATAGGTGATATATCATATGTAGGTCGGTTGACCAAACCATAATAATTTAGTATCCCTAGTTTAGTATATTTTTCATTTCGTTTAATTTATCATCGCTAAAATTTACCTTGTTACCTTGCGCATAACGCCTTGTTATTTCGGTTCCAACACTTAAGAACCTTAAAGTGTGTGATTAAAGGATACTGAGAGCATAAATGAAAATATAAGTATGACCTGTAAGCGAACAGCCACATAAACCATTGGGATGGAAACAAACAAAACTTGCCAAGTAACAACAGCTAGTACTCCAAGATTAGAATAAAAGTTTGTGGTAGCTGCAACAGCAAAAATCAAGTTGAATGGGATGTCAAGATCAACAGTACTCAAATCTGATGAGACCTGCAATAAAAGTTTGGTTAGGTCCTTGAACATACTTATTACTATCATTTATGATCGTTTGAGATATTTACCCTGCTCAGTATCCTTCCCAAAGGTGTAGAGTCATAAAATGACATAGGTGCGCGGAAAAGAGAATTTAGTAGCCGAGAGAACAAGGATTTCGATGATTGCAAACCCAAAACAACTGTCAATAGAGATCTAGAGAGCAAAAACAGTGTGGATGCAACTCCAATTAGCAAGTAAACTGAAATCAGTCTCAATGTGCTAACTTCAGGATTTTCAACATTTACGGCGATCCAGGAGTTCTGTAAAATCTGGCCGATCACAAATCCAAGTTGCGAGAGAACAGCCACggcaaagaacaagtatcccttatTCTGATTTAAATACTGAACATAAGGCTTAAATCCACTGTCTCCAACTTCCCGCTCCTCTTGCTTGATCAACCGATCACCTCCTGAGGTTTCGGGTTGTTTAGCAGTATCTTTATTGTGAACTTCTCTTGTACAAGTTTCACTTCTTGGTGAAGAAAAAACCTCTGCTACCCTTTCTGAACCAGCAGTCTCTTTGTGCGCATTAACCAAGTCTTGAAATTCTTTGCCCAATGCCAATAACTGATGATATGAAGCTGAGTGTAAAATTTCTCCATCTGACATTAACTGCAGATCAAAGTAGATATATATTTGAtactgttgcggaagccaaatgtatattgTGTGAATgtatcacaactactataccaaaaattatgacagccaccaaataataaataagacaataaagcaacaataaaaggaacaccagaatttacgaggttcggccaattttgcctacttcctcggacacaaccaatattttattccactccaaaaatacaagtgaaataatactaaagagagaagatacaaatgacttaagaagataagaaagcAAATGAGAgatgtatttaaatcctaaacattaggtcTCCTTTTATAGGGAAATATTCCCTACCAAATGGCTAAACCACCAATGTGGGATttgtcaaattcaacaaatctccaccttggcaaaattacacatcttcaattttctctcaataacaaattttggttgtgtcttcatcttcaatcttcagtgttcaacaatgttgatcaaatccaaacaatgttaaaacttgaccgcagtcaccacttttgtcagcatatcagcaggattctctgtagtatgaattttcttcaccatgactccaccttcttctatgatttctcgtatgAAATGATATCGAACATCAATGTGTTTCGTCCTTgtatgataaacttggttctttgctaattgaataacactttgactatcacaaaaaattgtgatacttttttgtccaataccaagctcttttagcaacccctgaagccaaattgcctccttcacagcctctgtaatagccatgtactctgcctctgttgtagacaaagcaactgttgactgtaaagtagacttccaactaactggtgcctttgcaaaagtaaacacataaccagtagctgatcttcgtttgtccagatcacccgcaaaatctgagtcacaatatccaactacagactgattgcattcctgctcaaaaactaacccaacatctacagtattatgaatataccgtataatccacttcacagcttgccaatgctcctttcctggattatgcatatatctgctaataactccaacagcttgtgaaatgtcaggtctcgtacagaccattgcatacatcaagctaccaacaacatttgcgtatgatacctttgacatatactctcgttcagcttcatcttttggcgacatagtagtacttagcttaaaatggggagcaagtggagtactaactggcttagtcttctcatctatgccaaagcgctgtagtactctcttcaaatattctttctgagataaacagagtttctttgaacatctatctcttattatctctatgccaagaattttctttgcctcacccaaatcctttatctcgaactccttcttcagttgaatcttcaacttatcaatttcttccgaattcttggaagctatcaacatatcatcaacatataggggaaaatatacaaaggaaccatcttcaagcttgcgcaaatacacacaatgatcgtatttgcttctcttgtacccttgccgcaacataaacttgtcaaatcgcttgtaccattgtctagaagattgtttcaatccgtacaataatttttcaagtttgcataccatattttcttttccagcaactttgaatccttctggctgagtcatgtagatttcctcctccaagtttccatgtaaaaacgcggtttttacatccatttgaactagttccaaatccaactatgctaccaaagccaacataattctaatggaggaatgttttacaactcgagaaaacacttcattgtaatcaattccttccttttgagcatatcctttgactactaatcttgctttgtagcgaacatcttcttggttaggaaatccttctttctttgcaaatacccatttgcacccaattgctttctttcccttcgcgagattggccaatctccatttATGATtatgatgaagggactgtatttcatcattcatggcaattctctacttatcttcttctgaactttggactgcgtctttataagtggtaggaacatcatcagctacaattgaggtagcacaagcaaccgtctctataagacgaacaggttttgttattgtcctttttggtctgctggttgctattgattcaagttgttgttgaggttcctcaGTTGGAATCTCCcactctactggctcttcttccagaggataatcttcatttgtttcctcctctacttcttgtgtaggaaaaataaattttccctcaaactccacctgcttagaaacaccctcattttgtttggtatcttctgttaccttatttaccatagcagattcatcaaagttaacatccctgctgaatattattttttttgtcataggacaccataagcgatatcctttgactccaaaagtaatccccataaaaatagccttctctgcccttggatccaattttgacttgttcacatgataatatgcagttgaaccaaatacgtgcaaagagtcataatctaccgcaggctttccataccatttttcaaatggtgtattgccatcaatagcagcagatgatagacgattaatgaggtggtatgcatatgtaactgcctcagcccaaaattctttgcccaagccagaattggacaacatacaccgagccttctccagcaaggtccggttcatacgttctgccactccattctgttgtggtgtatgtctgacagtgaagtgtcggacgatgccatcattttcacagaccttattaaaatgatcatttttgtattcacctccattgtctgtgcgaatacacttgatcctcctgcctgtttgattctccaccatcattttccatttgagaaaaatttccaacacttcatTTTTGCTCTTTATTGTATCCatccacactcttcgggaaaaatcatcaaaaaaggttacaaaatagtgtttcccacccaatgaaggtgttttggaaggaccccaaatatcagagtgtacataatccaaaatacctttagtattatggattgttgtaccaaatttaacccttgtctgttttcctttgacacaatgctcgcaaaactccaagttgcaagcctttactccttttaacaatccttgatctgataaagttttcaaggatttacctccagcatgtcccaagcacATGTGTCATAGCCTGGTCGCTTCTGCCTCTTTTTCGTTACTGGATGTTAATGTCGTTGTCtcaataactgtactaccgcgataacagtacatgttattgttcttccgattggccttcattaccactagtgcaccggagcatactctcatcactccattttctgcaatgattttgaacccttttgattctagggctcccacagagatgagattcttcttcaaatccggtacatatcgaacatctgttaatgttctgatcattccatcatgcttccttaatcgtattgaaccaattccatatgaggtaagaggactgttatccgctgtgtggatgacttcatattctccttcttgaaaatccacgaaccagtccctgttgggacacatatgatcgCTACAaaccgagtccatcaaccatatgtctgatgatattgatggctctgttgtaactaatgagaagtctaaatcatcacaatcagttacatttgaatccataatggcctttccattgttatgtttggccttattcttcaacttcggacagtctttctttcagtgtcccttttctcgacaaaaagcacattcatctttgttgggtctagatcttgacttggatcttcccttctttgtcctcatttgatTTTGAGGATGACCCTTCACAATcggtgcttctccttctccgcccttttgtttttctctctttctttgttcataACTGTACAAAGCCAAACAAACTTCTCTGggagaaatttcgtcattcccatggagtagagtagtttcaaggtgctcatactcatcaggaagtgaccccaacaacatcaaggccaagtcaccatcatcaaaagttgcatccatattttgcaaatctgtgaccaacttattgaaactggtgatatgttcgttcattgtggtaccaggaacataggtgaagcgaaacagtctcttcttcatgtacaatttattttgactatttttcttcaaaaatttatcctccagtgctttccataatttaattgcagaagtttcctttgtgtatggatatttctactctctagcaaggtaggatcgaatggtaccgcaagcaacacggttgatagttctccaatcttcttctccaataacatctggtcttttttcttcaatggcacgatctagcccttgttgaaaaaggacatctagaacctcgccttgccacatcccaaaatgttctgacccgtcaaaaatttctatcgcaaatttcgcatttgacacaattcttgtcataagcgaagatgtcaatgatgacatattgttgacacttgatgtagattcttcttgtttattgtctcccatctttgacacaaatattatttaatagctgacgacacaaatcaagattatttcctttctgatgtggaagatcagactaagctgcaaccacagagcatactcagacagaacattgactcagttaccaagataaatcttttctgatgtggaagatcagactatgctgcaaccacagagcatacttagacagaacctggctctgataccaattgttgcggaagccaaatgtatataatGTGAATgtgtcacaactactataccaaaaattatgacaaccaccaaataataaataagacaataaagtaacAATAAAAAGaataccagaatttacgaggttcggctaatttttcctacttcctcggacacaaccaatattttattccactccaaaaatacaagtgaaataattctaaagagagaagatacaaatgccttaagaagataagaaggcaaatgagaggtgtatttaaattCTAAAcgttaggcctccttttatagggaaatATTCCCTACCAAATGGCTAAACCACCGATGTGGGATTTGCCAAATTCAACAGATACAAGAATGATCATTATACACATCAATTTCAAAAGATTAATTTTACTAGAGGAGAGACACACCAGAAGCAGAATATATATCAGACAATGACAAGAGACAAATTGGAGAGAGAACTTCATGTAGAAAAGCTAACCAGAACCACATCGAATGCAGGAAGAAAATCAACTTGATGCGTCACAAGTAAGACAGTCTTCCCAGAGAGAGCTTCCATGATGTATTCCTGCAAAGGATGAATTGAGCTTGCAAATGGCAAGAAATGATAAGAATCGCATCATTGAAGAAAGCGATGCTCACATTGAATAGGCTTGTAGCGATATGTGCATCTACAGCACTGAACGGGTCATCCAATAGATATATATCAGCATCATGATACAGTGCACGAGCAAGTTGAATTCTCTGCTTTTGTCCACCGCTAAGATTGACTCCTCTTTCTCCTATTTCCGTGAGATCACCATAAGGTAGTAACTCAAGATCTTTTAACAGTGAACACTTGTCCAAAGTTTGCTGGTACCTCAGGCTATCCAATGGAGAACCAAACAAAATATTCTCTCGTATTGTCCCTGTCTGAATCCATGCTGATTGAGAGACGTATGCAGTTGTTCCATATACTTGAACCTGCAGATAATAGAAAGTTTTAAGGATCAGCCATAGACACtaaatttttctcaaactttGAGTGAAATAAACCAAATGATCATTATGCCTGAAAATGAAAACTTTAATCCTGCTTCTTATTACCTAACCAACTAGGAAAGAAGGAACCAG
Above is a window of Nicotiana tabacum cultivar K326 chromosome 8, ASM71507v2, whole genome shotgun sequence DNA encoding:
- the LOC107828853 gene encoding ABC transporter C family member 10-like, whose translation is MEDLWIVFCGCSDDNVKLCRADFGSMTDPSSCINHISIICFDVILVLIFLFTLFYKASLRATKNPARFHGFSRLQLISAIFNGFLGLIYLSFGIWILEDQEMTLPLHWWLLILFHGMTWLLVSFTTSLGGKHFSKTPLRLLSVLSFIFAGISSVLSFFADKRASVKIDLDVLSSLGACLLLLCTYKGLKQEDVIRNDLYAPLNNAVNKSNSVSSVTPFAKAGIFSKMSFWWLNPLMKKGKEKTLEDEDIPGLREVDCAESCYLLFEELLNKQKQVDPSSQPSVLKTIVLCHRKDIIVSGFFALLKITTLSAGPLLLNAFIKVAEGNASFKNEGLFLAILLFTSKILESLSQRQWYFRSRLIGLKVRSLLTAAIYRKQIRLSNSAKLIHSSGEIMNYVTVDAYRIGEFPFWMHQTWTTSVQLFFALIILFSTVGLATVASLVVIILTVLCNTPLAKLQHKFQSNLMVAQDDRLKSISEALVSMKVLRLYAWEAHFKNVIQNLRQVEEKWLSAVQLRRSYNSFLFWSSPVLVSAATFGTCYFLGIQLSASNVFTFVATLRLVQDPVRTIPDVIGMVIQAKVASERIIRFLEASELEMANLRQKHIRSSDHSVLIKSANLSWEENTSRPTLRNINLEVKPGEKVSICGEVGSGKSNLLATILGEVPSIHGTVQVYGTTAYVSQSAWIQTGTIRENILFGSPLDSLRYQQTLDKCSLLKDLELLPYGDLTEIGERGVNLSGGQKQRIQLARALYHDADIYLLDDPFSAVDAHIATSLFNEYIMEALSGKTVLLVTHQVDFLPAFDVVLLMSDGEILHSASYHQLLALGKEFQDLVNAHKETAGSERVAEVFSSPRSETCTREVHNKDTAKQPETSGGDRLIKQEEREVGDSGFKPYVQYLNQNKGYLFFAVAVLSQLGFVIGQILQNSWIAVNVENPEVSTLRLISVYLLIGVASTLFLLSRSLLTVVLGLQSSKSLFSRLLNSLFRAPMSFYDSTPLGRILSRVSSDLSTVDLDIPFNLIFAVAATTNFYSNLGVLAVVTWQVLFVSIPMVYVAVRLQRYYFASSKELMRINGTTKSFVANHLAESIAGAVTIRAFKEEDRFFVKTFELIDMNASPFFHNFSANEWLIQRLETISATVLASSALCMVLLPPGTFSSGFIGMALSYGLSLNLTLVSSIQYQCTLVNYIISAERLNQYMRIPSEAPEILKENRPPVDWPSRGKVEIQDLQIRYREESTLVLRGISCTFEGGDKVGILGGTGSGKSTLISALFRLVEPAGGRIVVDGVDICKIGLHDLRSRFGVIPQDPTLFNGTVRCNLDPLCQHTDQEIWEVLGKCQLHEAVKEKEKGLDSLVVEDGLNWSMGQRQLFCLGRALLRKSKILVLDEATASIDNATDMILQKTIRTEFANCTVITVAHRIPTVMDCTMVLAISDGKLVEYDEPMKLMKNEGSLFGQLVKEYWSHYHSAKAH